A window from Calliopsis andreniformis isolate RMS-2024a unplaced genomic scaffold, iyCalAndr_principal scaffold0001, whole genome shotgun sequence encodes these proteins:
- the LOC143186444 gene encoding uncharacterized protein LOC143186444 — protein sequence MTRLEFLDKTRLYIPHRAVVRTESATTKLRVVFNASSKTAGGRSLNDILHVGPKLQNDITAVLTRWRLYQYVLVADIEKMFRQILVAAEDRRFQCIVWRTPETERNIAFELKTVTYSTACAPYLSMRTLLELKKQDGDSFPLAAPILEKTVYVDDVFMGAPDKLLLEQIRKQTCELLQQGGLNLRKWAGNSPDLLGNIPHSSHSHADDLDLFDNSELKVLGLRWNPSGDFFYFNLQRFQPSATPITKRTLFSEIAKLYDALGWLSPVVISAKTLMQSQWLEKIQCDEQVSAETLKMWNTFCADWSRLTQWKLPRWIRYGADTTSVELHGFCDASLAAYSAVTYLRVTTIDNGVFTSLLMAKTRVAPIKTQSIPVLELKGAVLLAELILHVRDSLAMKMDRVVCWTDSTIALAWLKKHPSTWKVIVANRMSKIQRALPNAEWRYVPTRSNPADLNSRGIDAAEFLQSNLWTFGPTWLSEAKRVAHAHVATPKPEWDFLFRFQSWRKLLRVTAYCLRWRRPSRVDQRSNAGQVIEAAEMRNAAERLARHIQGSHFAEEYRCLKNHRSIPVKSPLKSLNPFLDDKDVLRVGGRLENATLAWATKHPIIRPKHYVSTLISRQCHVDALHEGLQLTLHTVRQNYWILGCRNAAKTVVNKCMRCVRWRGNTSTQIMQHLTPERCRPSRAFDNCGVDYAGPYRVRDSAGRGKTAHKAYIAVFVCYATRAVHIELVHDNTTSAFLAALDRFVARRGIPSSIFSDNGTNFVGSDRELQQHCRAVFSATDTHNKCGAMGIQWRFNPPSAPHFGGMQEAGVKSVKHHLKRTLGEFTPTGEEMQTLLCKIEACLNSRPIAPLSDDPDDYASLTPGHFLTGRPLNAIPLQSVENEKLSRLSRWRAIQKFHEQLWRHWTRDYLTHLQNRYKWRATQLQLQPGDLVLVQNPLLPPNQWEMGRIEEVFPGKDGNVRVVKVRTAKSTYTRPITRMCRLPVDEPATTTGVEVERKKIEQSGPPLPKPLSREEGRRCIPVSISPREKAPPRNRGRRRNRLGASRRPNQLYATMEINTIATQKEISDTFDRCLKIGEKALQPDLHPADTVEQTVETPREATPESPSQVPKEEWAFKMGPLQLRVPEHIPKTTRRYRCTVPGGRYVFRWDKEQRLTSLFWRATPEASTPEPRPGHPTSTPAKEEENPRGSRPRNGPQPRPREERRQPASAPSTSRALVAAWTSTTTSRTRRPPRPRGPTLAELKRAAVGIAVETSMRLLQQQQQLHPQQTPVSLIREESISLSSLALRCAYDGALPILCCTDLVLRQPSLQQSVGPFVKRFSAQPVSRFQVGSRAQPEVGNLWSAGVTTSQGHPIHRRGPEPAPSPQKL from the exons ATGACTCGCCTAGAGTTCCTCGACAAAACACGACTCTACATTCCACATAGAGCGGTTGTTCGAACGGAAAGCGCTACGACGAAGCTGCGCGTCGTGTTTAACGCTTCCAGTAAAACAGCGGGCGGACGCTCGCTGAACGACATCCTCCACGTAGGACCGAAATTACAGAACGATATCACCGCAGTATTAACGCGGTGGCGTCTGTATCAATACGTGCTAGTAGCAGATATCGAGAAAATGTTTCGACAAATTCTCGTAGCTGCAGAGGATCGTCGATTCCAATGCATCGTGTGGCGCACGCCAGAAACCGAACGAAATATAGCGTTCGAGTTAAAAACCGTGACCTACAGTACGGCGTGTGCCCCATATTTATCGATGCGAACGCTTCTCGAGCTGAAAAAACAGGACGGCGACAGCTTCCCGCTCGCCGCTCCTATCCTCGAGAAGACCGTCTATGTTGACGACGTGTTTATGGGAGCTCCGGACAAACTATTGTTGGAGCAAATCCGTAAACAAACGTGCGAGCTCTTACAGCAAGGTGGACTTAACCTTCGTAAGTGGGCTGGAAATTCGCCAGATTTATTAGGCAATATTCCACATAGCTCGCACTCCCACGCAGACGACCTTGATTTGTTTGATAATTCCGAATTAAAGGTACTCGGTCTGCGATGGAATCCATCAGGAGATTTTTTCTACTTTAATCTGCAACGCTTCCAACCGTCTGCAACACCGATCACAAAGCGTACTTTGTTTTcggaaattgcaaaattatacGACGCTCTCGGCTGGCTTTCGCCAGTCGTGATTAGCGCGAAAACTTTAATGCAGTCCCAATGGCTGGAGAAAATCCAGTGCGACGAGCAAGTTTCCGCAGAAACGCTCAAAATGTGGAACACATTTTGTGCGGATTGGAGCAGATTGACCCAGTGGAAACTTCCCCGATGGATCCGTTATGGAGCCGACACGACTTCTGTGGAACTGCACGGATTTTGTGACGCATCGCTCGCAGCCTATTCGGCCGTCACTTATTTAAGAGTGACGACGATAGACAACGGTGTGTTTACATCGCTGTTGATGGCAAAAACGCGAGTGGCTCCAATAAAAACACAGTCGATCCCAGTTCTTGAATTGAAAGGGGCCGTACTGCTAGCCGAGCTAATCTTGCACGTGAGAGACTCACTTGCAATGAAAATGGATCGTGTAGTCTGTTGGACCGACTCAACGATCGCTCTAGCTTGGCTGAAAAAACACCCATCGACCTGGAAGGTTATAGTGGCCAACCGAATGTCGAAAATCCAAAGGGCCCTCCCGAACGCGGAATGGCGTTACGTGCCGACCCGTTCGAACCCCGCGGATTTAAATTCGCGCGGGATCGACGCGGCAGAATTTCTGCAGTCGAACCTATGGACGTTTGGACCGACATGGCTGAGCGAAGC CAAACGCGTAGCGCATGCACACGTAGCAACTCCGAAGCCGGAATGGGATTTTCTGTTCCGTTTTCAATCATGGAGAAAACTGTTACGTGTAACGGCGTACTGTCTTCGTTGGCGAAGACCGTCGCGCGTCGATCAAAGGTCAAACGCCGGTCAAGTAATCGAGGCGGCAGAAATGCGTAACGCAGCTGAGCGCCTCGCACGCCATATACAGGGCTCGCATTTCGCAGAGGAATACCGATGCTTAAAAAATCATCGCAGTATCCCTGTGAAGTCTCCCTTGAAAAGTCTCAACCCGTTCCTCGACGATAAGGACGTCCTGCGAGTCGGTGGAAGACTGGAGAATGCGACGCTTGCATGGGCAACCAAGCACCCGATAATACGGCCTAAGCATTATGTTTCGACATTAATAAGTAGGCAGTGCCACGTAGATGCGTTGCATGAGGGCTTGCAGTTGACCTTGCACACTGTCAGGCAAAATTATTGGATCCTCGGTTGTCGAAATGCAGCGAAAACTGTGGTCAACAAATGCATGCGATGCGTAAGGTGGCGAGGCAACACGTCCACGCAAATAATGCAGCATCTGACCCCGGAGCGCTGCCGCCCGTCAAGAGCATTCGACAATTGTGGAGTGGATTACGCGGGACCTTACCGTGTCCGCGACTCCGCGGGCCGAGGCAAAACAGCTCACAAAGCGTACATCGCGGTGTTTGTTTGTTACGCTACGAGGGCTGTCCATATCGAACTCGTCCATGACAACACGACGAGTGCGTTCTTAGCCGCACTCGATCGGTTTGTTGCACGACGAGGAATCCCGTCCAGCATTTTCAGTGACAATGGAACCAATTTCGTCGGTTCCGATCGAGAATTACAACAGCACTGTCGTGCAGTATTTTCTGCAACGGATACGCATAATAAATGCGGTGCTATGGGCATACAGTGGCGGTTCAATCCACCCAGTGCCCCACACTTCGGTGGAATGCAGGAGGCCGGCGTGAAATCGGTGAAACACCATTTGAAACGCACGTTGGGAGAGTTCACACCAACAGGAGAGGAAATGCAGACGTTGCTCTGCAAGATCGAAGCGTGCCTTAACTCGCGACCGATCGCTCCCCTGAGTGACGACCCAGACGACTATGCGTCTCTTACGCCCGGTCACTTCCTGACAGGCAGACCACTAAATGCGATTCCGCTGCAGTccgtggaaaatgaaaaactctCGCGATTGTCGCGTTGGAGAGCGATTCAGAAATTCCACGAGCAACTGTGGAGGCATTGGACGCGCGATTACCTCACTCACCTCCAAAATCGCTACAAGTGGCGCGCCACCCaactgcaactgcaaccaggagacctggtgctagtgcagaatcctcttctTCCCCCCAATCAGTGGGAGATGGGAAGAATTGAGGAGGTGTTCCCGGGGAAAGACGGAAATGTACGTGTGGTAAAAGTACGTACAGCAAAGTCAACTTACACACGCCCTATCACAAGGATGTGTAGGTTACCCGTGGATGAGCCCGCTACGACGACCGGTGTCGAGGTCGAGCGG AAGAAAATCGAACAATCGGGACCCCCTCTTCCTAAACCCTTAAGCCGCGAGGAGGGGAGACGATGTATTCCCGTCTCTATCTCTCCAAGGGAAAAAGCGCCCCCGCGAAATCGCGGGCGCCGCCGAAATCGGCTGGGAGCGTCGCGACGGCCTAATCAGTTGTACGCCACTATGGAAATCAACACCATCGCGACGCAAAAGGAGATATCGGATACCTTCGACCGGTGCCTCAAGATCGGGGAGAAGGCACTACAGCCGGACCTCCACCCAGCCGACACTGTGGAGCAGACGGTTGAGACCCCGCGGGAGGCGACGCCGGAGTCGCCGTCCCAAGTGCCTAAGGAGGAGTGGGCGTTTAAAATGGGCCCTCTCCAGCTCCGTGTCCCGGAGCACATCCCAAAGACAACCAGGAGATATCGCTGCACAGTCCCTGGGGGACGGTATGTATTCCGTTGGGACAAAGAGCAGCGATTAACGTCGCTGTTCTGGAGAGCAACACCGGAGGCCTCGACGCCGGAGCCCCGTCCGGGGCACCCTACGAGCACCCCCGCGAAGGAGGAAGAAAATCCAAGAGGCAGCAGGCCCCGCAACGGGCCACAACCGAGGCCACGAGAGGAAAGGAGGCAGCCCGCCTCCGCACCATCGACCTCGCGGGCCTTGGTGGCGGCTTGGACCTCCACGACAACCAGCCGCACCCGGCGACCACCCCGGCCTCGAGGACCGACGTTGGCGGAACTTAAGCGGGCAGCGGTCGGCATTGCGGTCGAAACATCAATGCGGCTgctgcaacagcagcagcagctacACCCGCAGCAGA CACCCGTCTCTCTCATTCGCGAAGAAAGTATTAGTCTTTCGAGTCTCGCGCTACGATGTGCATACGACGGAGCATTACCGATTCTCtgttgcacggacc tcgtcttacgacagccTAGCTTGCAGCAGTCAGTgggaccgttcgtcaagcgtttCTCAGCTCAGCCAGtctccagatttcaagtag gctcacGAGCGCAGCCTgaagttgggaatctttg gagcgccggcgtcaccaccagccagGGCCATCCGATCcaccgacgaggaccggagccagcACCCAGCCCCCAGAAACTTTAA
- the LOC143186445 gene encoding uncharacterized protein LOC143186445 has product MSNPTKEQLTLPALEVAMEDIQSRIRGRTRLVTNLKKKGRNNYTISLLKPKLEYVTDVWRDTQERVKQLKKEVPDSKRKVIPFFSESTMDDAEDAFHEAQNFLMTELDSLIQEKRSAGFGNLGNTAGAGATGQPSTLELPKQNLPRFSGDPRKWCHFADLFTASIIKDRRLSDAQRLQYLNGCLEGEALASIATLEIADRNFKPAWDTLTEQFGNPRRMVLQLHATFTKLKPIRTGDIESLQQVTVGWKQTLAALQKLGRKVEHYSDVLVILIKSKLDQSLEWEWEGTQKLNAEIPSFNEMLDFLMEQEHRLHVLINPLQKQAVDPKAKPRIRQHNAVVESSPSPTSECTFCGLPHGITTCKKFKLLTPELRFHYIKANQSCINCLASTHTVARCPKNAACTKCSKKHHTILHFDAPQVGTGNRRSTKKPQQGQREAGRSNVPAREPANVNTKSRASTSSADVTSHCSATESGTPAVFLATASVRVTGKGGTTRIARALIDQGSEASFISANLANDLRLARRKTPATVTGLGGGKAQDIKYSVDIVFGSTRCTEEAFRTSAYMVPRITSYAPPSVHVPEYTALRELTLADPDPASNRPIEVLIGAGTYASIIRPGLRRFGKRGPIAQETALGWILSGPVDAATSSPNSVRTLHCTVLESLDKAIRRFWEIEEIPSKLVNTKAEDECEEYFAKTVARDVTGRFIVRLPFNHENPDELLGESLPIALSALTRLRKKLDLDPTLMKEYSEFLTEYES; this is encoded by the coding sequence ATGTCGAACCCCACAAAGGAGCAGTTGACTCTTCCTGCCCTGGAGGTTGCGATGGAGGATATTCAGTCACGAATTCGGGGAAGGACCCGACTCGTGACTAATCTGAAGAAAAAGGGGCGAAATAATTACACCATCTCTCTCCTCAAGCCGAAGTTAGAGTATGTGACGGACGTTTGGAGGGACACCCAAGAGCGAGTTAAACAGCTCAAAAAGGAAGTCCCTGACAGCAAACGGAAGGTCATACCCTTCTTCAGCGAGAGTACGATGGATGATGCAGAAGATGCGTTCCATGAAGCTCAGAATTTCCTGATGACGGAATTGGACAGCCTCATCCAGGAAAAGAGATCGGCTGGATTCGGTAACCTCGGGAATACCGCGGGTGCCGGAGCAACCGGCCAGCCTAGTACGCTTGAGCTTCCCAAGCAGAATTTACCGAGATTTAGCGGAGATCCGCGAAAGTGGTGTCACTTTGCGGATCTGTTTACCGCAAGTATAATAAAAGATCGACGGTTATCAGatgcacaacgtttgcaatatcTGAACGGCTGCTTGGAAGGAGAGGCACTCGCATCGATTGCCACGCTTGAAATTGCGGATCGTAATTTCAAGCCGGCGTGGGATACCCTGACCGAACAATTCGGGAACCCACGTCGTATGGTGCTCCAGCTACACGCAACATTCACGAAGCTGAAGCCGATCAGGACGGGCGACATAGAAAGCCTGCAACAGGTCACCGTCGGCTGGAAACAAACGCTCGCCGCGCTCCAGAAGCTGGGGCGCAAGGTAGAGCACTACAGCGACGTGTTGGTCATCCTGATCAAATCTAAGTTGGACCAATCCCTAGAATGGGAGTGGGAGGGCACGCAAAAGCTCAATGCAGAAATCCCCTCATTTAATGAGATGTTGGATTTTCTCATGGAGCAAGAGCACAGGCTGCACGTGCTGATCAACCCGCTACAGAAACAAGCGGTTGACCCCAAGGCAAAACCTCGCATACGGCAACATAACGCCGTAGTCGAAAGCTCTCCCAGTCCAACCTCGGAGTGTACATTCTGCGGATTGCCGCACGGAATTACAACGTGCAAAAAGTTCAAGCTGCTTACGCCTGAACTGCGCTTCCATTATATTAAAGCGAATCAGTCGTGTATAAACTGTCTCGCTTCGACTCACACAGTCGCGCGTTGCCCTAAGAACGCAGCGTGTACAAAGTGCAGTAAGAAGCATCATACTATTCTGCACTTTGACGCACCACAAGTCGGCACAGGCAATCGTCGATCGACGAAAAAGCCACAGCAGGGCCAGCGGGAAGCGGGACGGAGTAACGTTCCCGCACGCGAGCCGGCGAATGTAAACACGAAATCTCGTGCTTCTACATCAAGCGCCGACGTGACGTCGCACTGTAGTGCGACGGAGAGCGGAACACCAGCTGTGTTTCTGGCGACGGCAAGTGTGCGAGTCACAGGAAAGGGAGGCACGACGCGCATCGCGCGTGCACTCATAGACCAGGGCTCGGAAGCCTCCTTCATTTCCGCGAACCTCGCAAATGACTTGCGACTCGCGAGAAGGAAAACCCCAGCCACGGTTACGGGCTTGGGGGGCGGAAAAGCCCAGGATATAAAATATAGCGTGGATATCGTGTTCGGTTCGACACGTTGCACTGAGGAGGCGTTCCGCACCAGTGCATACATGGTGCCTCGAATCACCTCGTATGCCCCGCCGTCGGTTCACGTGCCGGAATACACCGCGTTACGTGAACTGACACTCGCGGATCCTGACCCCGCTTCAAACCGCCCAATAGAGGTGCTGATCGGAGCTGGGACATATGCGAGCATCATTCGACCAGGGCTTCGGCGATTCGGTAAGCGAGGGCCGATCGCGCAGGAAACAGCTTTAGGCTGGATACTGTCAGGCCCGGTCGACGCAGCCACCTCTTCCCCAAACTCCGTGAGGACGCTGCATTGCACCGTCCTCGAATCGCTCGATAAAGCGATACGAAGGTTTTGGGAGATAGAGGAGATACCCTCGAAATTGGTGAATACCAAGGCAGAGGACGAATGCGAAGAATACTTCGCAAAAACCGTCGCGCGAGACGTGACGGGACGATTCATCGTTCGGTTGCCCTTCAACCACGAAAACCCGGACGAGCTGTTGGGAGAATCTCTTCCAATAGCTCTCTCCGCGTTGACCAGGTTAAGGAAAAAACTGGACCTGGATCCAACCCTCATGAAGGAATACAGTGAGTTTCTCACTGAATATGAGTCGTAG